From the genome of Bactrocera oleae isolate idBacOlea1 chromosome 2, idBacOlea1, whole genome shotgun sequence, one region includes:
- the Ns1 gene encoding guanine nucleotide-binding protein-like 3 homolog isoform X1 codes for MALKRLKTKKSKRLSGRLKHKIEKKVREHNRKIRRETKKNLKSGRKKQKIIQIPNICPFKEDILKEVEESKKRLVEEKIRRRKAFEHQKKENKFKYLEDLVQDATTRGEVHISTQVDNIGAEKGYSPAISKEQSLKQYFKEFKKVIQNADVVLEVVDARDPLGTRCNEVERAVRSASGNKRIVLILNKADLVPRENLNNWIRYFRRFGPVTAFKASTQDQTSKLGRRKFNQIKTDKAMQGSVCVGAELLMSMLGNYCRNKGIKTSIRVGVVGNPNVGKSSIINSLTRGKTCSVGCTPGVTKVMQEVELDTKIKLIDCPGIVFTNPGKESSEGVVLKNVQRVGDVKDPFTIAENVLKRASKQYFCKLYDISEYDSFEEFFAKKATRMGKFLRKGVPDVVAAARSVLNDWNSGKIKYCTQPPVTEQRNDVHVSAAIVNSDAREFDVDNFEAMETEILNNCIVKNEEVLEVILSGPVKMKMSFDDETKKSTYTIVNESQISNKKRKLKDASDTSTVDPVMNLEGNLSLNKNMKEQIKKKKKQNVRNEKNISQLTDVLDGFSLETSTDYEYDFNKDYIIE; via the exons ATGGCGTTGAAAAGATTGAAAa CTAAAAAGTCTAAACGACTTTCTGGACGACTAAAacataaaattgaaaagaaagtGCGAGAACACAATAGAAAAATTCGgcgagaaacaaaaaaaaatcttaaatcaggacgcaaaaaacaaaaaattatacaaataccTAATATATGCCCTTTTAAAGAAGATATCTTAAAAGAAGTAGAAGAATCTAAAAAACGTCTTGTTGAGGAGAAAATACGACGTCGTAAAGCCTTTGAACACCAAAAGAaggaaaataaattcaaataccTTGAAGACTTGGTTCAGGATGCGACTACTCGTGGTGAAGTTCATATATCTACTCAAGTGGACAATATCGGTGCCGAG aAGGGGTATAGTCCAGCTATAAGCAAGGAACAATCTCTTAAACAGTACTTCAAGGAATTTAAGAAAGTAATTCAGAACGCTGATGTAGTTTTAGAAGTGGTAGATGCACGTGATCCTCTCGGGACTCGATGCAATGAAGTCGAAAGAGCTGTACGATCTGCTTCAGGAAATAAGCGCATagtattaatattaaacaaagCTGATTTGGTACCACGCGAAAATCTCAATAATTGGATTCGGTATTTTCGACGATTTGGTCCAGTTACTGCTTTTAAAGCCTCAACCCAAGATCAAACATCTAAATTAGGTCGgcgaaaatttaatcaaattaaaacagataaggCTATGCAAGGATCTGTGTGTGTGGGAGCTGAGTTACTAATGTCGATGCTTGGAAATTATTGCCGCAATAAAGGTATTAAAACATCAATCCGCGTGGGTGTCGTAGGAAATCCAAACGTTGGAAAAAGTTCTATAATAAATTCTTTGACCCGCGGCAAAACGTGTTCTGTTGGTTGCACCCCAGGTGTTACAAA AGTCATGCAGGAAGTTGAACttgatacaaaaataaaacttattgaTTGCCCAGGTATTGTTTTTACAAATCCAGGAAAAGAGAGTTCTGAAGGAGTTGTTTTAAAGAATGTTCAACGTGTTGGCGACGTTAAAGATCCTTTTACTATTGCCGAAAATGTGTTGAAGCGCGCCAGTAAACAGTACTTTTGTAAACTCTACGATATTTCCGAGTATGACagttttgaagaattttttgctaaaaaggcCACTCGAATGG gtaaatttttaagaaaagggGTGCCAGATGTTGTTGCAGCTGCACGCAGTGTACTTAATGATTGGAATAgtggtaaaattaaatattgtactcAACCTCCTGTAACAGAGCAAAGAAATGATGTCCATGTTAGTGCTGCCATAGTTAACTCTGATGCTCGCGAATTTGATGTTGATAATTTTGAAGCGATGGAGACGGAAATTCTCAACAATTGTATCGTAAAAAATGAGGAAGTATTGGAAGTCATTTTAAGTGGAcctgtgaaaatgaaaatgtccTTTGATGATGAAACGAAAAAGTCCACATATACCATAGTGAATGAAAGCcaaatttctaataaaaaaagaaaactaaaagATGCAAGCGATACATCGACTGTGGATCCCGTAATGAATTTAGAAG